The nucleotide window TAGTGCCCCCATAAGTGCAGCGAATACAACTTGGTTTGAACGGGATTGATGGACGAGCTTGTTGAAGACGTTATCTTTGTTGATATACAGGCTTAACCCGTGGTAAATCGCTAAGGTCAAAGCAACATAACAAGACACGGCCCAAAAGGCGTCTGACAAGGTAGTGACCGTCAATTCTCGCGTGGCAGGCGCCATAACTAAAGCTGCAAGTGAGATAGGTAAAAGCAGGCGCTTAAATGACAGTGAAAACTGAGTTGTTTTCGCAGCGCTACTGCTTGGCAAAAAAGAGATTAGTCGATCCATAGGTGTTACTCAAAATTAGTGGCTTAAGATAAATATATACGAATGATAATAATTATCAATTGCATTTGTTGTTTTTTTATCTATTGTTACCATTGGCTAAACCTACGAAACATGACCAACCTGAAAAAATGAGGTAAAGTATGGCTAATAAAGAGAGGCTCTAAAGGTAGAGTCATAATTGTTAGTGTAATAGGAAGAAACATGATTTTAGTTGTTGGTCACAAAAACCCTGATAGTGACAGTATTTGTAGTGCGTTAGTTGCAACAGAGCTTCTTAAAGCTCGTGGCGAGGAAGCGACACCAATTCGCCAAGGCGAGATCAACCGCGAAACTCAACACATTCTAGAAGTCGCTGGTGCTGAAAAACCAGAACTTCGTACTTCTGTTGCTGGTGAAAAAATCTGGTTAGTAGACTACTCAGATCTAGCACAAGCACCGGACGATGTTGCTGAAGCTGAGATCGTAGGTATTGTCGATCACCACCGTTTAGGTGACGCGATGACAGTTAACCCTATGGAAGCTTGGATCTGGCCTGTTGGTTGTACAAATACTGTACTTTTCAACATGTTCAAGATTGAAGGTCACTCTATCTCTCAACAAATCGCTAAACTGATGATGTCTGCAATTCTTTCAGACACGGTTGGTTTTGCTTCTCCAACATGTACTCAAAAAGACAAAGACGCGGTTGCTGAGCTTGCTGAAATCGCTGGCGTGACTGACATTGATGCATTCATCAAAGCGCTTCTAATCGCTAAGACAAACATCGAAGGCCTATCTGCTGCACAACTAGTAGAAAAAGACCTTAAAGGCTACCCATTCAACGGTCGTGATGTTGTTGTTGGTCAAGTTGAGCTTGCGACTCTTGAGCAAGTAGATGGCATGATTGAAGCGCTAGAAGCGGATCTTGAAGAACGTTGTGAGAAAGACGGTCTAGCATTTGCTGCGGTAATGCTAACAGACATCACTACTGCGCAAACTCACCTTCTATACAAAGGCGAGTGGGCTGATAAACTGGTTAAGCACGAGAAAGACGGCGTATTAATGATGGAAAATACATTAAGCCGTAAGAAGCAAGGCTGGCCTTGGTTACAGGGTGAGCTTGTTTAATCAAGTCGCTTAATTATAAACGCCTGCTAATTTAGCAGGCGTTTTTCTTTGAAGTAGATTTTCTTCTTCATCGAAAATGTTTGAAGTTAAAAGCTCTCGGCATAAAATAGCTTTAAGAGCAAAGTTACTGACTAAAGTAGGAAATTAAGATGACTACACAGCTAGACGATAAAAAAATCGCTGAAATCAATAAGTATACGGGTGAGCAACGCCTAAAGTACTGTGTGAAAGAAATCGTAGCGAACCGTGAAGTATGGATCTTAACCGATGAACACGGTTGTGTAATGCTTAACACAGAAGATGAAGACTGTGTTCCAGTATGGCCAAATCAAGAGTTTGCTGAATCTTGGGCTACGGGTGATTGGTCTGAGTGTAAAGCTGAGTCTATCTCGTTGAACAAATGGCATAGCCGTTGGACGAACGGTCTAGAAGACGATGAGCTTGCAGTGGTTGTGTTCCCGAACGAACAGGAAGAAGGTGTTATCTTGTTCCCAGATGAGTTCGACTTCGAATTGAAAAAGCAGGCTGCTAAGCGCTAGTGCTTTCGTAACACGGTTACACGGTTACATGGTAAGTCAGCGTTGTCTTTTCTTAGGCAGCGCTATCATTCTATTTTCCCATCTAAGCTGTTCAGAAAAACAAAGTAACGTCCCTGCCTATTTCCGCTAGTACTCAATTCTTCCGTTAGCCCTCAATATTCCTGTTCGTGGTTAGTTATTCCGTTAGTACTCGATCATTCCGTTAGTATTCAATATTTCTGTGTGCAGTTAGTTATTCCATTAGTACCCAATTAACTGATACAACGGTGCTTGCTGCGCGGCTTTTGAAGCTTGTTGGAGCACGCCAGTTTTGCTGTATTGCTTTAGTATCTTTCGAACAATTGGTTTTACTTCAGATTTTGTCATTCCAGCTTTCAATTCCGGCTCATACAGTAGCTTTAGTAGCACCACATCTAAGGGTGATAATAAGTCTTCTGGCGTATGGTCATTGAAAATAGAAGGGTAGGCTTTATCTGAATCATTCGGCAGGCCTAAAACCTGTGTGATTTCTTCCACGATACAGGCGACGAGCTTACCTCGAGATCTTGCTTGATCAACGGGAATAACAATCCCAGCGTAAACAATCTCACCTTTAGAATTTGTTCGATAACCCGCCGTGCAAATAGCGTTGTTTAAGTGCTCAGTTGATTTGAGTTTGAGCACCAATTTCGCCTCAGATACCCACTGACTTTGCCTCGTGTATATCCATTTTACGTTCGCTTCAGACTCTTTGTTGACGATTGTTATCGGGTGCTGAGTAACTTCGGATAAGTGTCGGATATGAAGCTCTGTGAGCTCTTGATGCAGTTCCTCATCACCCACTCGATGATCGATCCAAATCTTGATCGGTTGTTTCCATTTGGCGAGTGGTTTGTTGCCTTGGGAATATTCGTGTTGAAGTGCGACGTTATAAAAGGCAGTTTCGACGAAGCTTCTATCTAGCCAGGTGAGGGGTGTGCTTGTTGCGTTAAAGGAAAACAGCGCCAACAAAAGGGGAAGCATTGAAGCTCTTAATAACATACCTTTCCCCTTTGTTGAACGTAGCGTGATTCGAGATTAGTGGTTCGGCGCTTTGGAGAAATGGCTCTCAACCAATCTTTGGGTGATTTGGTGAGTTGGATTGGTTAACACTTGATCCGTTTCCCCACTCTCAACCACATTACCTTCGTGCATGACGATGATTTTGTCGGTAATGTGTTTAACAATACCAAGGTGTTGAGATACGTAGACGAACGATACGCCCATCTCTTCTTGTAGCTCTAAGAACAAATTGATGATTTGAGAGCGCATTGCCATGTCCAAACCATTCAACGCTTCGTCTGCAACAATGATTGATGGTTGAAGGATTAACGCACGAGCCAAACAAACCCTTTGTTTTTGGCCTGCAGCCAGCATCTGCGGGTAGAAGTAAGCATGTTCCGGTAGAAGGCCCACACGTAACAGGGTGTCTTTCACACGACGCATACGGGCTTCTGGTGGCATATTGGTGTTTCGCTTTAATGGACCTTCAAGAATTCGACCAATCTGAATGCGCGGGTTAAGCGAGGTGTTCGGATCTTGGAAGATCATTCGAATCAGCTTACAGCGAGTCGAGTAGTCCTTGTGCTCTAGCTTTTCACCGTTCACACGAATCTCGCCCGCAGTTGGCTCTACCATGCCAGCTAGCATTCTTGCTAATGTCGACTTTCCTGAACCATTCTGACCGATAAAACCAATCGTCTGTCCCGCCTCAAGCGAAAAGCTTACTGGTTTCACTGCCTGATGAATCTTTTTACGGAAAAGACCAGAGCGAGTCGTAAAGTCTTTAGATAAATCAATGACTTCTAATAATGCACTCATGATTTCTTTTTCTTCTCCATATTAAGAGGGAAGTGACAATTGAACTTATGGTTTTTGATTCGTTTGGTATAAGGAATCTCAACACATTGCCTTTGCGCATACGGGCAACGTGGTCCTAGTCGACAACCAATAGGAAGGTGCTGCAACGGAGGGATTGAACCTGGCAAAGACTGTAGCTTCTCTTTATGAGGAATCCAGTCGTTAAAGTCAGGCATCGCTTTCAGTAGAGCGACGGTATATGGGTGTTTAGGTGCATCCAACAGCTTCTGCGTATCCGCGGATTCCACAGACTGACCGCAGTACATAACGGTAATGCGAGTTGCCCATTGGGTAATGGTGGTTAAGTCATGGCCGATCAGCACGATGGTCGTGTTATTGATCTGATTCATACGACTCAACAGACGCAATATTTGAGACTGTGTAATCGGATCTAGATCGTTGGTTGGTTCATCAGCGATCAAGACTTTTGGTTTGGCTGCGATCGCCATGGCGATCATGACTTTTTGACACTCACCATCGGTCAACTCATAAGAGTAACTGTCCATAAGACGAGAGTGATCTTTAATACCGACTTTGTGCAGTAGAGCGATGGCCTGCTTCTTACGCCATTTGAATCTCTGCCACCACCGACCTTCAAACGAATAGGAAGGAATCGCTTCAATCAGTTGATGGCCCACTTTTTCAGATGGATCAAGACAGGAGGATGGCTCTTGAAAGATCATCGCGATATCACGAGCAATAACTCGGCGTCGTTCTTTGGGTGTCAGTTGCAGGAGGTCGATATTGCCAAGGCGCATTCGGTCGGCAGATACTTTCCAGTTTTCTTTACAAACCCCAACGATTGCTTTCGCAACCAAGCTCTTGCCTGAGCCTGATTCACCTACTAAGCCGCGAATTTCCCCTTCATTGAGGGTAAGACTCATTCTATCAACGGCTTTAACCATCCCTTGAGGGGTCTCAATCTCGATGGTTAGATGTCGAATATCAAGTAAAGGCATTATTCGATTCCTGCATTTAGCGCTTGGCGAACACCTTCACCGACGAGGTTAATCACGATCACTGTAAACATAATGGCTAAACCGGGTAGGGTTACTGTCCATGGTGCGAGGTAAATCAGCTCTACAGAGTCACCCAAGATTGAGCCCCACTCGGTACTTGGTGCTTGAGCGCCAAGCCCTAAGAAACCCAAAGCCGTGATATCAAGAATGGCGACTGACAATGCCAGTGTAATTTCAAGAGCCACCACGGTAAGAATATTAGGAAGGATTGAATTCCATAACAGGTAGAAGTCGTTCGCACCATCGAGGCGAGAAGCCAAAATATAGTCTTTTTCTACCTCAGCGTGCACGGCAATGTATACCGAACGAATAAAGCGTGGAATCAATGCTAAACATAAGGCAAGCAAGATATTAAACTCGCCAAAACCAAGAAACGCCACGAAGATAATTGCCAGTAACAGAGACGGAATCGACATAACGGTATCAAGCAGGTGGTTTAGCGTGCTTGATAGTAATCCACGAGTCATCCCCGCAAGTACGCCAATCAGGCAACCAATGACTGCTGCGATAAAGGTAATCACAACCGCGGCACCAAACGTCAGCTGAGAGCCGATAATCAGACGAGAAAGAATATCTCGGCCTAAGTCATCGGTACCTAAGAAATACTCAACTGTTCCTGAGGGATCCCAAGAGGGTGGGGTTAACAGGTGTCCCGTTTGTTCTTGAGCATCATGCGGAGCTAGCCATGGTGAAGTGACGGTGATTAGAATGATTAAGGCCAAACACCACAGTCCAAACATAGCGAGATTATTGCCACGGAAGCTGCGCCAGAAACGCTCGAACTGGGTTGGAATCTGCTCTTCTTGGTAGACGTTATTTGTTAGCATACCATTCCTTCCTTACCAGTGGATTGACCATCGCGCCTAATAGATCGGACAGAATGTTTGCGGTTAAAACCAAGGTTGCTACGACTATTACGCCAGCTTGAATTGAAACGTAATCTTGATTAGATAAAGCATCCAATAACCAGCGGCCAATACCCGGCCAGTTAAAGATAGACTCGGTAATAATAGCGAGCGTTAACATACTTGATAGTTGAACGCCGACCTTAGGAATAATCGGTGGTATCGCATTTCTTAACACGTGCTGCGTGACGATCTCTCTTGTTGAAAGACCTTTAATTCGTGCGGCGCGGATGTAGTTTTGAGTCATCACTTCAGCCACTGACGCTCTCATCAGTCGAATTACCTGAGTCGTTGGGGCGAGTGCCAATACAAGACAAGGTAACGCCATATGTTCGATAACACTTTGCAGTGCGTGTGCTCGATAACGACCTTCAGCAAAAAAGGCATCAATTATAGCGAAGCCAGTGACGTGTTCAATTTCGTAAAGCAGGTCGTATCGCCCACCAACTGGGAACATCTCAAAGTGCAACGAAAACACCATGATCATCAGTAGTGCGACCCAAAATATAGGTGCAGAGTAACCGGCCATTGAAGTAAACGATATGGTGGTATCGACAAACTTGCCCTGTCTCATGCCAGCAATAGTGCCGAAAGGGATGCCGATAAACAGCGCAAGCACAAAAGCAAAGAAACACAGTTCTAACGTTGCAGGGAACACCACGACAAGCTCATCGATGATAGGCGCTCCGTGCTTGCTCAAGCCAAAGTTCAGTGTCGATAATTCTGTGATATAGCTAAGCCAACCGGGCCAAAAGTCTTGAATCGCCCAAGGTGAGGTTTGGTCTAGTCGAAGCAGAGCGAACCCCACTAACGTTAGGATCCCCAATGTGATAATGAATAAGTTTACACGTCTTAATGTATACCAAAACATCACTGCACCTCTCTTCTGACTTGATCAAAAGGTTGAGCATTGAACGGGCTCTGCTTAAAGCCACTTAGCGAACGATCGTGCACGCGGAATTGCACGCCATGAGCGAGAGGAATCACAGGAACTTCTTCATTGAGAATGTTTTGGGCTTGTCGATACAAGTTCACACGGTGCCTTTGTTGATTGATCTCTAATGCTAAGTCGAGAAGGAAATCAAAGTCAGAGTTACACCACATAGAGACGTTTAATCCTGCGCGCTCTGAGCTACATGAAAGAAGCGGACGCAAGAAGTTGTCTGGGTCGCCCGTATTGCCGATCCAACCTGTGAGCAACAAGTCTGTTGAGGAAATGGATGATAGCTGTGTACGATCAAATCGGTCGTCGGTATAGAGCTTAAGTTCGATACCAATATCAGCTAAATTTGCTTGGATTAATTCTGCCGTTTTCCTTGGGCTCGGATTGTAAGCTCTTGGCTCTAATGGCACCCACATTGAAAGCTCTAATCCCGGTTCGACGCCAGCCTCTTTTAAAAGAGCGACCGCGTAGTTTCGGTCATAGCGAACTTGAACACTGTCTTTTTGATAAGCCCAAGAAGTAGGGGGAAGCAAGGTGTAGGCTTTTGTACCTGTACCGTAGTACACAGAATCAAGAATGTTCTGACGATTGATAGCCAAGTTCAGCGCTTTGCGCACTCGTGAGTCTCGCAGTGCAGGGTGCTCGGTGTTCAGGGCGATGAAAGAGACATTAACCGCAGGCGTGGCGGAAATCTTCAACTCTTCATGAGCTTGAATAATAGGAATCTGACTAGAAATCGGTGAGTTCAATACATCACACTCACTACGAAGTAGCTTGGCAAGAGTCCCTGTCCCACGTTGTGAAGTATCAAACACAACTTGGTCCATTTCTACGTCACCCTTCCAATAGTGCTTGTTCTTTTTCAAGCGAACTAGATCATTGATTTGGTATTCATCCAAGTAGAAAGGACCTGTGCCAACGGGCTTGGAGTCTATTTCA belongs to Vibrio splendidus and includes:
- a CDS encoding ABC transporter permease, with the protein product MFWYTLRRVNLFIITLGILTLVGFALLRLDQTSPWAIQDFWPGWLSYITELSTLNFGLSKHGAPIIDELVVVFPATLELCFFAFVLALFIGIPFGTIAGMRQGKFVDTTISFTSMAGYSAPIFWVALLMIMVFSLHFEMFPVGGRYDLLYEIEHVTGFAIIDAFFAEGRYRAHALQSVIEHMALPCLVLALAPTTQVIRLMRASVAEVMTQNYIRAARIKGLSTREIVTQHVLRNAIPPIIPKVGVQLSSMLTLAIITESIFNWPGIGRWLLDALSNQDYVSIQAGVIVVATLVLTANILSDLLGAMVNPLVRKEWYANK
- a CDS encoding peptide ABC transporter ATP-binding protein, with protein sequence MPLLDIRHLTIEIETPQGMVKAVDRMSLTLNEGEIRGLVGESGSGKSLVAKAIVGVCKENWKVSADRMRLGNIDLLQLTPKERRRVIARDIAMIFQEPSSCLDPSEKVGHQLIEAIPSYSFEGRWWQRFKWRKKQAIALLHKVGIKDHSRLMDSYSYELTDGECQKVMIAMAIAAKPKVLIADEPTNDLDPITQSQILRLLSRMNQINNTTIVLIGHDLTTITQWATRITVMYCGQSVESADTQKLLDAPKHPYTVALLKAMPDFNDWIPHKEKLQSLPGSIPPLQHLPIGCRLGPRCPYAQRQCVEIPYTKRIKNHKFNCHFPLNMEKKKKS
- a CDS encoding peptide ABC transporter ATP-binding protein, giving the protein MSALLEVIDLSKDFTTRSGLFRKKIHQAVKPVSFSLEAGQTIGFIGQNGSGKSTLARMLAGMVEPTAGEIRVNGEKLEHKDYSTRCKLIRMIFQDPNTSLNPRIQIGRILEGPLKRNTNMPPEARMRRVKDTLLRVGLLPEHAYFYPQMLAAGQKQRVCLARALILQPSIIVADEALNGLDMAMRSQIINLFLELQEEMGVSFVYVSQHLGIVKHITDKIIVMHEGNVVESGETDQVLTNPTHQITQRLVESHFSKAPNH
- the sapA gene encoding ABC transporter substrate-binding protein SapA → MKALIRLSLSICTLSFLAGCGESVNHEQIREKGFIYCGQGNPSTFNPQLVDSGITSESLSPQIFDTLLTLDPMTYRPKQNLATSWSVDESGTEYTFKLRPNVAFQTTDWFTPTRSMNAQDVVFSFERIIDSSNPFHYVGGGLYPWFAGIDFQNLIVDITAVDDLTVKFQLSRPDNSFLNNIATSYAVIHSKEYANKLIATDEKNEIDSKPVGTGPFYLDEYQINDLVRLKKNKHYWKGDVEMDQVVFDTSQRGTGTLAKLLRSECDVLNSPISSQIPIIQAHEELKISATPAVNVSFIALNTEHPALRDSRVRKALNLAINRQNILDSVYYGTGTKAYTLLPPTSWAYQKDSVQVRYDRNYAVALLKEAGVEPGLELSMWVPLEPRAYNPSPRKTAELIQANLADIGIELKLYTDDRFDRTQLSSISSTDLLLTGWIGNTGDPDNFLRPLLSCSSERAGLNVSMWCNSDFDFLLDLALEINQQRHRVNLYRQAQNILNEEVPVIPLAHGVQFRVHDRSLSGFKQSPFNAQPFDQVRREVQ
- a CDS encoding DUF2927 domain-containing protein — translated: MLLRASMLPLLLALFSFNATSTPLTWLDRSFVETAFYNVALQHEYSQGNKPLAKWKQPIKIWIDHRVGDEELHQELTELHIRHLSEVTQHPITIVNKESEANVKWIYTRQSQWVSEAKLVLKLKSTEHLNNAICTAGYRTNSKGEIVYAGIVIPVDQARSRGKLVACIVEEITQVLGLPNDSDKAYPSIFNDHTPEDLLSPLDVVLLKLLYEPELKAGMTKSEVKPIVRKILKQYSKTGVLQQASKAAQQAPLYQLIGY
- a CDS encoding manganese-dependent inorganic pyrophosphatase, with the translated sequence MILVVGHKNPDSDSICSALVATELLKARGEEATPIRQGEINRETQHILEVAGAEKPELRTSVAGEKIWLVDYSDLAQAPDDVAEAEIVGIVDHHRLGDAMTVNPMEAWIWPVGCTNTVLFNMFKIEGHSISQQIAKLMMSAILSDTVGFASPTCTQKDKDAVAELAEIAGVTDIDAFIKALLIAKTNIEGLSAAQLVEKDLKGYPFNGRDVVVGQVELATLEQVDGMIEALEADLEERCEKDGLAFAAVMLTDITTAQTHLLYKGEWADKLVKHEKDGVLMMENTLSRKKQGWPWLQGELV
- a CDS encoding DUF2750 domain-containing protein codes for the protein MTTQLDDKKIAEINKYTGEQRLKYCVKEIVANREVWILTDEHGCVMLNTEDEDCVPVWPNQEFAESWATGDWSECKAESISLNKWHSRWTNGLEDDELAVVVFPNEQEEGVILFPDEFDFELKKQAAKR
- the sapC gene encoding putrescine export ABC transporter permease SapC, which gives rise to MLTNNVYQEEQIPTQFERFWRSFRGNNLAMFGLWCLALIILITVTSPWLAPHDAQEQTGHLLTPPSWDPSGTVEYFLGTDDLGRDILSRLIIGSQLTFGAAVVITFIAAVIGCLIGVLAGMTRGLLSSTLNHLLDTVMSIPSLLLAIIFVAFLGFGEFNILLALCLALIPRFIRSVYIAVHAEVEKDYILASRLDGANDFYLLWNSILPNILTVVALEITLALSVAILDITALGFLGLGAQAPSTEWGSILGDSVELIYLAPWTVTLPGLAIMFTVIVINLVGEGVRQALNAGIE